Part of the Xenopus tropicalis strain Nigerian chromosome 3, UCB_Xtro_10.0, whole genome shotgun sequence genome, CAGAACATAGCAAGATATAATTACTTTGTGCAAGGCTGAGCTATTCAGTCCCTTCTTACGTAAAACACATTGTATCCAAGTTCTATTAATCCACCAAGCAGAAGGATCCAtaatggaataaaaacaaaacataagtaGATATTAGCCGACTGTTCCAGCTTGGCACATAAAGCTAGGCAGAATGCCAATTTTAGGAGCATAGCAGTCAGATACCAtgactttttctttaaatgttgaGCTCCATTTCTTGGATCATAGCCAGATTTACATCTGCCAGCCATCTTCACAATTAACATGACCAGAAGTATAGTGTCAAATATCCATACAGGAATAAAAATGATAAACCAGTTCCAGGGAGCCTTCTCATCCAGCTTTAACACCAACATAATTAAGAAGAGTAGGGTAAAGAGCCATGTGAGCAGAACTCTCTGCGCCAAGGACATTCTCATTTAAACAGAATTTGAGGGTTATCGGTGCCCAGAAGAAGAGTTGGTGATTGTGGAACCTGGGGGGAAAAACCATTCGTCAGTTATTAAAATGATTTCACAGTACAATTCTATGGCAGTCACATTTTCTGCAAAGAGAACAACTGTGTAACTGTGTTTCGTCTTCTATACAAGTATATAAAGGCTACaggtacatacaaaaaaaaaaaaaaaaatgacctacaaaaacctaggggcccattcattaaaccacaattttttgcgGTTAAAATCACGATTGCAAAAAAttgagtaaccacgataatttcttattttcgaaatgtcacgaaaattcttttaatCGGTcgcatgaaaatattgtggttgcattccgaaagtcacaaagttttcagATCCGAACGTTCAGAAACGGCGCAAacacctttctggctttgaaaccttcaatgtatgattttggaagccttcaatggcagcctcaatggcactctacagatccaacctggccaaaagaaagtcacgataccaaagcttgaatgaacaTTACGTAAAGTtctataagtaagaaaaaatacgaaaaattgtggtttaataaatgggccccctagtgtggCTCAACCAGTAAAAGTAGGTGGTTATTCATTAAAACTATTTTCAGGCTAAATAAatgtagaatatatttattaaaaaaaaaaaaaccttcaaaaaGAGCctttacaggtattggaccacttatccggaaaccccttattaagaaagttccaaattacagaaaggccatctcccatagactccattttttaaattttattaaataattgacattttccctgtaataataataaaacagtacattgtacttgatcccaacggagatataattaatccttattggaggtcaaaatattcttatttaattactgtttaaataatttttttgcagccttaaaggacaatgaaaggttaatataaattaaaagtaagtctaaaggcattctttttaagtacttactgcatatctaaattcccagatccctgcttgcttctctgagatatggtgctggcagcctacagcagtgtgaagactacagtgacatcactgaaatctctcttcccttcctgtaggtgccagcggcagccttcctattctctgagcatgtgtgtaacttgatcctgtctgctgttctgagctacacatgcccaacagccaatcagaagcggatctgccagagggggggggaatgaaacacatgtgcagtatgaagcaaggagggaaaggaagggagaatacctttttagagatggctgcctgttctagacaatgtgaagtaagtgtgactgagtaaatatttgattaggtgagccaaaagtgtggtgtttttactaaacaataggaggactattgggcagtatgctttttaaattttgacttgcattctcctttaaaggtaggagatccaaattacggaaagactccttatccagaaaaccccaggtcccgggcattctggataacgtgtcccatAACTCTATGGACACTTTATCAAAGCTATGATTAAAGGAAAAACTATTCCTCAAGAATGAATACTGTAAggaaaagtgttttaaaatagtTAGTCAAACCCTGATTTTACTTTCCCTCATTTAATTCTCACTAGATTTAAAGCTTTCTtgcattttacatcatttttttggaacattttctttaaaaagaaaaaa contains:
- the tmem60 gene encoding transmembrane protein 60 isoform X1, which encodes MRMSLAQRVLLTWLFTLLFLIMLVLKLDEKAPWNWFIIFIPVWIFDTILLVMLIVKMAGRCKSGYDPRNGAQHLKKKSWYLTAMLLKLAFCLALCAKLEQSANIYLCFVFIPLWILLLGGLIELGYNVFYVRRD